One genomic region from Remersonia thermophila strain ATCC 22073 chromosome 1, whole genome shotgun sequence encodes:
- a CDS encoding 40S ribosomal protein eS12, which yields MSDVEETNAPGAEEVEVSAEATKGQMSVLDALKGVLKLSLMHDGLARGLREASKALDRRQAHMCVLNESCEEEAYKKLVIALCSEHKIPLIKVPDGKQLGEWAGLCVLDREGNARKVVNCSCVVVKDWGEESQERSILLNYFQQEA from the exons ATG TCGGACGTAGAAGAGACCaacgcccccggcgccgaggaggtcgaggtgtcggccgaggccaccaaggGCCAGATGTCGGTGCTGGACGCCCTCAAGGGCGTGCTCAAGCTCTCCCTGATGCACGACGGCCTTGCCCGCGGCCTCCGTGAGGCTTCcaaggccctcgaccgccgccaggcGCACATGTGCGTCCTCAACGAGTCgtgcgaggaggaggcctaCAAGAAGCTCGTCATTGCCCTGTGCTCCGAGCACAAGATCCCCCTCATCAAGGTGCCCGATGgcaagcagctcggcgagtgGGCCGGCCTTT GCGTCCTGGACCGCGAGGGCAACGCCCGCAAGGTCGTCAACTGCTcttgcgtcgtcgtcaaggaCTGGGGTGAGGAGTCGCAGGAGCGCTCGATCCTGCTCAACTACTTCCAGCAGGAGGCGTAA
- a CDS encoding 40S ribosomal protein uS8: MVRTSVLHDALNNINNAEKAGKRQVLIRPSSKVIVKFLQVMQRHGYIGEFEEVDNHRSGKIVVQLNGRLNKCGVISPRYNVRLSELEKWVVKLLPARQFGYVILTTSAGIMDHEEARRKHVSGKIIGFFY, translated from the exons ATGGTCCGCACCTCCGTCCTGCACGATGCCctcaacaacatcaacaacgccgagaaggccggcaAGCGCCAGGTCCTGATCCGGCCCTCGTCCAAGGTCATTGTCAAGTTCCTGCAGGTCATGCAGCGCCACG GCTACATTGGCGAGTTCGAGGAGGTCGACAACCACCGCAGCGGCAAGATCGTTGTCCAGCTCAACGGCCG CCTGAACAAGTGCGGTGTCATCTCCCCCCGCTACAACGTCCGCCTCTCGGAGCTCGAGAAGTGGGTTGTCAAGCTGCTCCCCGCCCGTCAGTTCGGCTACGtcatcctcaccacctcggccggcatcATGGACCACGAGGAGGCCCGTCGCAAGCACGTCTCTGGCAAGATCATTGGCTTCTTCTACTAG